The Dioscorea cayenensis subsp. rotundata cultivar TDr96_F1 chromosome 7, TDr96_F1_v2_PseudoChromosome.rev07_lg8_w22 25.fasta, whole genome shotgun sequence genome includes a region encoding these proteins:
- the LOC120265141 gene encoding uncharacterized protein LOC120265141, translating into MVGQVINALHNFPSKDHSMEETSSDDDGSLKEIDDDMTLGVYRTCPLLLEFKILFKPRRPDFICLVETKTNALRIHRWMLGMGFGFVFCIIGTMCSCVNRTFSGANVPKFNGYLKIFGLWLLPIMLNFFVNALPNDLPSLTDMDRDLLTRPFSVEEVYKTLKSMPSGKSPGADGLNSEFYLFYWNIVRKHLFNALSHFFDTGQLSHSWGKTFVALIPKKSNPISVTDFRPISLCNVCYKLITKLLANRLKLVIHKLIGPEQAGFILGRGTFDNIIAAQRLPIVLKLKVVPPRMICKIDIEKAFDTIEWPAIIATLRRFSFLAKWITWINSCLKSASFSFIVIGHHTSWIKSSRGVRQGDPISPLLFILVSQNLTAIFNKALQLDLIQGFSHNLTNNFNHLMFADDLILVTKGQKPNLLKSALYVPSWCNRRLATAISRILGIKLGTFPFTYLGVPISPKRLTINQLQFIPEKVNKIIHSWNHSSLSLAGRTTLLNSSVFIIPNYILSVMNFPVSILDNISKFARNFLWGRSSNNSGFHSIGWTVTTLRKPEEGLDKIWINIFKSKYSGGWHLWNPDKISKSSLFYKSICNTAKNLRPNIKLLACNPELVDIWNDACFFDLPISRKPTYLNTSLNLEDLQFSDLFSSNGFCSQAIASLFGTSFDMALINDIHYKNEDVVIWKWNNLSCKPTIASSVYSYLNSQHHLLDCWRGWNEIWKLPVLPHIKIHLWKLAHGKLPTNAYLYNLNIGPNNPCPLCRLEDETAEHAIWHCSKILQCWHDVSNNLGLTSCLSNSLSTGSCLVGILDPWVKAIIATVTWLIWKQRFNTIFRNDPVNSSMIVTRAWSLCYDFRKSSHRDQALLCANINTIHIFTDASWSPCSLFVGLKGTSASSQIQAEIAAINLALRTCIDKSWTPARIFYDCPGVAQLLKHYNPSVTWHVSTEFQTMKKNLDIFPNITIETISRELNFFADTLANLGRSNPQLSLFFIGMERPF; encoded by the exons ATGGTTGGCCAGGTCATCAATGCCCTACACAACTTTCCCAGCAAGGACCACTCAATGGAGGAGACTTCTTCTGATGATGATGGTTCCTTGAAGGAGATCGACGATGATATGACTCTTG GGGTTTATCGAACTTGCCCACTACTGCTCGAATTCAAGATTTTATTCAAACCTCGTAGACCAGACTTTATTTGCTTGGTTGAAACTAAAACTAATGCTTTGAGAATTCACAG ATGGATGCTTGGTATGGGCTTTGGCTTCGTGTTCTGTATAATAGGCACAATGTGCTCTTGCGTCAATAGAACATTTTCTGGAGCCAACGTGCCAAAGTTCAATGGATATCTCAAG ATCTTTGGTCTTTGGCTACTTCCTATAATGCTGAATTTCTTTGTTAATGCTTTACCGAATGACCTACCTTCTCTTACTGACATGGATAGAGACCTTTTGACTAGACCCTTCTCTGTGGAAGAGGTCTACAAAACCCTTAAATCCATGCCCTCTGGTAAGAGCCCCGGGGCTGATGGTCTCAATTCTGAATTTTATCTGTTCTACTGGAATATTGTTAGGAAGCACTTGTTCAATGCCCTTTCTCACTTTTTTGACACAGGACAGCTTTCCCATTCTTGGGGTAAAACGTTTGTTGCTCTGATTCCTAAAAAATCTAATCCCATTTCTGTGACTGATTTCAGGCCCATCTCTTTatgcaatgtttgttataaacTTATTACTAAGTTACTTGCTAATCGCCTCAAGTTAGTGATTCATAAGCTTATTGGCCCCGAACAAGCTGGGTTTATCTTGGGGCGTGGCacctttgataatattattgcagCCCAGAGATTGCCCATAGTATTGAAACTGAAAGTGgttccccctaggatgatttgcaaaattgacattgaaaaaGCTTTTGATACTATTGAGTGGCCTGCCATTATTGCTACCCTCCGAAGATTCTCCTTTCTTGCTAAGTGGATTACTTGGATTAATTCTTGCCTTAAATCTGCTTCTTTCTCCTTTATTGTGATTGGCCATCATACTTCTTGGATTAAAAGTAGTAGAGGAGTCCGCCAGGGTGACCCCATCTCTCCTTTACTCTTCATTCTGGTCTCCCAAAACCTTACTGCCATTTTTAATAAAGCCCTTCAGCTTGACTTGATTCAAGGCTTTAGCCACAACCTCACCAATAATTTCAATCATCTGATGTTCGCTGATGACTTAATTCTTGTCACCAAA GGCCAAAAACCTAATTTGTTAAAATCTGCCCTGTATGTTCCTTCCTGGTGTAATCGTAGGTTAGCCACTGCCATATCTAGAATTCTTGGTATTAAGTTGGGAACTTTTCCTTTTACTTATCTTGGGGTGCCTATCTCCCCTAAGAGATTGACTATTAATCAACTTCAATTCATTCCGGAAAAGGTCAACAAAATTATCCACTCTTGGAACCACTCTTCCCTTTCCCTAGCTGGCAGAACTACGCTCCTTAACAGCTCTGTCTTCATTATCCCTAACTACATTCTTTCTGTTATGAATTTTCCTGTATCTATTTTGGACAATATCTCTAAATTTGCTAGGAACTTTCTCTGGGGTAGAAGCAGCAATAATTCGGGCTTTCACTCTATCGGTTGGACAGTTACTACTCTTCGCAAACCTGAGGAGGGGCTGG ATAAAATTTggatcaatatttttaaaagcaaataCAGTGGTGGTTGGCACCTTTGGAATCCTGATAAAATCTCTAAATCTTCCTTGTTCTATAAATCTATATGTAACACTGCTAAAAACTTGAGGCCTAACATTAAACTTCTTGCTTGCAACCCGGAGCTTGTTGATATTTGGAATGAcgcttgtttctttgatttgcCAATCTCTCGGAAACCCACCTATCTTAACACTTCTCTGAATTTGGAGGATTTACAATTTTCAGATCTATTCTCTTCTAATGGGTTTTGCTCTCAGGCTATCGCTAGTTTATTTGGCACCTCTTTTGATATGGCTCTCATAAATGATATTCATTACAAAAATGAGGATGTTGTGATTTGGAAATGGAACAACCTCTCTTGCAAACCCACTATTGCCTCTTCAGTGTATTCTTATCTCAATTCTCAGCATCACTTGCTGGATTGCTGGAGAGGTTGGAATGAAATCTGGAAGCTTCCTGTCTTGCCTCACATCAAAATCCACCTTTGGAAACTCGCGCATGGCAAACTTCCCACTAATGCTTATTTATATAATCTAAATATTGGTCCTAACAATCCTTGTCCTCTTTGTAGGCTGGAAGATGAAACAGCTGAGCATGCAATTTGGCATTGCTCTAAGATTTTGCAGTGCTGGCACGATGTATCCAATAATCTTGGTCTGACCTCATGTCTGTCCAATTCTCTTAGCACTGGTTCTTGCCTTGTGGGTATATTGGACCCGTGGGTGAAGGCTATTATTGCAACTGTTACTTGGCTCATTTGGAAGCAACGTTTCAACACTATCTTTAGAAATGATCCTGTTAATTCCAGTATGATTGTCACCAGGGCCTGGTCTCTTTGCTATGACTTCAGAAAATCTTCTCATAGGGATCAGGCTctcctttgtgcaaatataAACACTATTCACATCTTTACGGATGCTTCTTGGTCTCCTTGCTCCCTGTTTGTCG GTTTGAAGGGTACTAGTGCTTCCTCTCAAATACAAGCTGAAATAGCTGCAATCAATCTTGCCCTTCGGACCTGCATTGATAAAAGTTGGACGCCGGCTCGTATTTTCTATGATTGCCCAGGTGTGGCTCAGCTGCTGAAGCATTACAATCCTAGCGTCACTTGGCATGTCTCAACGGAGTTCCAAACAATGAAGAAGAATCTAGACATATT